A single genomic interval of Ammospiza nelsoni isolate bAmmNel1 chromosome 25, bAmmNel1.pri, whole genome shotgun sequence harbors:
- the STMN1 gene encoding stathmin, with amino-acid sequence MATSDIQVKELEKRASGQAFELILSPRSKEAVAEFPLSPPKKKDVSLEEIQKKLEAAEERRKSHEAEVLKQLAEKREHEKEVLQKAIEENNNFSKMAEEKLTHKMEANKENREAQMAAKLERLREKDKHVEEVRKNKEGKDPGEAETD; translated from the exons ATGGCTACTTCTG ACATCCAGgtgaaggagctggagaagcGAGCCTCCGGGCAGGCCTTTGAGCTGATCCTCAGCCCCCGCTCCAAAGAGGCCGTGGCAGAGTTCCCTCTGTCCCCCCCCAAGAAGAAGGATGTGTCCCTGGAGGAGATCCAGAAGAAGTTGGAAGCAGCTGAGGAGAGACGCAAG TCCCACGAGGCAGAAGTGCTGAAGCAGCTGGCCGAGAAGAGGGAGCACGAGAAGGAGGTGCTGCAGAAAGCCATCGAGGAGAACAACAACTTCAGCAAAATGGCAGAGGAGAAGCTGACCCACAAAATGGAAGCCAACAAAGAGAACCGTGAGGCACAAATGGCTGCCAAGCTGGAGCGCTTGCGGGAGAAG gaCAAGCACGTGGAAGAGGTCCGAAAGAACAAAGAAGGCAAAGACCCCGGCGAGGCCGAGACCGACTGA
- the PAQR7 gene encoding membrane progestin receptor alpha gives MATVVPGKLSQLLLSVRRLPGPLCPGTVSSAEVPAVFWKPYIHRGYRPVRQTWRYYFSTLFQQHNEAVNVWSHLAAALALLLRLPRLWQRVDFGQDAHARPLLIVLAAAITYLTFSSLAHLLQAKSEFWHYSFFFMDYVGVAVYQYGSALGHFYYAIEPGWHGRVRGFFLPLAAALAWLSCAGSCYAKFRFHPRCALPGRLCQELPSGLAYLLDISPVLHRLATAARPEPALLYHKCQVLFFLLAAFFFCHPYPEKWFPGRCHFVGQSHQIFHVFLVLCTLAQIEAVVLDYESRREIYSSLQRGLAHDFSALFLLTVACSVLTAAYMAHRVRHKLGLKEE, from the coding sequence ATGGCCACGGTGGTGCCGGGGAAGCtgagccagctcctgctcagcgTGAGGCGGCTGCCGGGGCCGCTGTGCCCGGGCACGGTGAGCAGCGCCGAGGTGCCCGCCGTGTTCTGGAAGCCCTACATCCACCGCGGCTACCGGCCCGTGCGCCAGACCTGGCGCTATTACTTCTCCACGCTGTTCCAGCAGCACAACGAGGCCGTGAACGTGTGGTCGCACCTGGCGGCCgcgctggcgctgctgctgcgcCTGCCGCGCCTCTGGCAGCGCGTGGACTTCGGGCAGGACGCGCACGCCCGGCCCCTGCTCATCGTCCTGGCCGCCGCCATCACCTACCTGACCTTCAGCAGCCTGGCGCACCTGCTGCAGGCCAAGTCCGAGTTCTGGCACTACAGCTTCTTCTTCATGGACTACGTGGGGGTGGCCGTGTACCAGTACGGCAGCGCCCTGGGCCACTTCTACTACGCCATCGAGCCGGGCTGGCACGGCCGCGTGCGCGGCTTCTTCCTGCCGCTGGCGGCGGCGCTGGCCTGGCTGTCCTGCGCCGGCTCCTGCTACGCCAAGTTCCGCTTCCACCCGCGCTGCGCGCTGCCCGGGcgcctgtgccaggagctgccctcgGGGCTGGCCTACCTGCTGGACATCAGCCCCGTGCTGCACCGCCTCGCCACGGCCGCGCGCCCCGAGCCCGCCCTGCTCTACCACAAGTGCCAGGtgctcttcttcctcctggCCGCCTTCTTCTTCTGCCACCCCTACCCCGAGAAGTGGTTCCCGGGCCGGTGCCACTTCGTGGGGCAGAGCCACCAGATCTTCCACGTGTTCCTGGTGCTGTGCACGCTGGCGCAGATCGAGGCCGTGGTGCTGGACTACGAGTCCAGGAGGGAGATCTACTCCTCCCTGCAGCGGGGCCTGGCTCACGACTTCTCTGCCCTGTTCCTGCTCACCGTCGCCTGCTCCGTCCTCACAGCCGCCTACATGGCCCACAGGGTGAGGCACAAGCTGGGCCTCAAGGAGGAGTAA